From Kaistella polysaccharea:
CCATCAAGACCAACTGTAGCACTTAAATTATCATTAATTTTATGATTTAAACTTGTAATAATTCCTAACCAGTTGTGTGAATTGATTGAAGATCTTCTTATAATTCCGTTGCCAGATCTGCTATCGTCTGCCATACCAGGCTTCGGATTAATGGCACCAAAATCTGGAACATCACCTCCTCGGTTCCATTTAACGATATCATCAAATCTTACCAATCCATCAGCAGTTCGTGGTAATCTAGTATAAGAATTGTTGTTAATTCTTCCTGCATCACCAGTTCCACCACCTCTTCCGAATGAAGCATAAGCTACAGAGCTTAATTTGGTTGCATCAGTAATTTTCCAATCCCAGTTTAAAGACATTACTGGTTTATGGTAATAGTTTCTGGTCATGGAATACTCCTCACCATTCAAATAACCCCAATTTTGATTATATCTTCTGTTTGGATTTTCTTCAGAACCACCATATTTGATATGATCAGAAATAGTTGATTGAAAAGATCGTTGGTTATGTACCTGTGGTGCGCCTGTTATTGTAAATTGCAAATCATGTTTTGCATTTGGTTGATATCCAACAGCTAAATAATAATTGTAACCTTCAAATTCAGTTCCGTCTGCATACATAGAACCTGCTGTTCTACTCATCAAGAATGAGGTAGCCCAACCATTTTCGCTTTTCCCGGTGTTGTAAGAGAAAAGTTCTTTATTATAGCCATCGTTACCAATACCTAAAGTCACATTTCCTTGTCTTTTTTTGTCTGCTGCTCTCGTCAAAACGTTAATTGTTCCCCCAACAGAAGCGATCGCTAATTTAGAAGAACCCAAACCTCTTTGAACTTGCATTGCGGAAGTTACATCCGAAAGTCCTGCCCAGTTAGACCAATAAACAGCACCTGTTTCCATATCATTTACCGGCACACCATTGATCATAACGGCAGTGTTTCTTTGGTCGAAACCTCTTACATTAATTCGAGAGTCCCCGAATCCACCGCCACCTTTAGTTGCGTAAACTGATGGAGTTGTATTAAGGATTTCAGGAAATTCTTGATTTCCTAATTTGTCAATAATTTGAGCTTCCTTAATTGTCGAAACGGCAACTGGAGTTTTTCTGTCCTTAGCAATATCAGCAACCCCTGCGATAACAACTTGTTCAATGTCTTTTTCTCTGCTTATTGTATCTTGCACAGATTGAGCATAGTATACACTAGCAGTAGATAGTGTAATCACCACCGTTAGCATTGATCTTTTTAACGAATTATTTCTCATAATTAAGTTTAATTTACTTTTTTGTTGTAAAATGTGGTGCAAAAATATTTAATTTAAATGGGACTTTCATTAACTAAATGTTAAATTTTAATATTTTGTTAAAATTTAACATAAAATACATCGGCTCAACCCGTTAATAAAGACTTTTCCATTTTATTAAATTTCAACTTCTTATCAAATTTTATCAAACATACCCTTGTAATTACGGAATCTGTAATATTATTTGACTGCTTTTAAGCTTAAATCGATGTTTTCTGCAGAGTGTGTTAGTGCACCAGCTGATATAAAATCTACTCCGGTATCTGCAATTTCTTTCAACATATCGCGCGTAATTCCTCCCGAAGCTTCGGTCTCGCATTTTTTACCGATGAGAAGTACAGCTTCTCTCATGGTTTCAACATCCATATTATCCAACATTATTCGATCGGCTCCAGATTTTAGAGCTTCTTCAACTTCAGCGATATTACGGGTTTCAACTTCTATTTTCAACGGTGTCTTCATTTTCTCCGTGTAGCTTTTTGCCATTTTTACAGCATTGGTGATGCTTCCATTGTAATCGATGTGATTGTCTTTCAGCATAATCATATCGTACAAACCAAATCGATGATTCGTGCCGCCACCAATCGCGACCGCCCATTTTTCGCATAATCTGAAATTAGGAGTTGTTTTTCTCGTGTCCAATAATTTTGTTTTCGTTCCTACCAAGCGGGAATCCCAATCGTGGGTGAGTGTTGCAATACCGCTCATTCTCTGCATACAGTTTAAAACAAAGCGTTCTGTGGAAAGTATTGAACGTGCGCTGCCAGTAACATAAAACGCAATGTCCCCAACTTTTGCAGAGTCTCCGTCTTTCAACAGGAGTTCAACCTCTAAATTTTTGTCAAACTGTTTGAAAATCATTTCTGCCAATTCTACTCCAGCGAGGATACAATCCTGTTTAACCAATATTTTGGCTTTCTGCTGTAAATCCTTCGGAATAGTGGCCAATGTTGAATGATCACCATCCTGAATATCTTCTTCCAGGGCATTTTTAATAAAAGTTTTTAAAGCTTCTTTTGTAACGTATTTCGGTTTTTTCATGTATTCTATTTTTGAAACCTTTGCGGTTTACATTTTAATTTCTAGATCTTTCATTCCACGACCACCTAAAGATTGGGCTTTCATTTCACAAAATTGAGCGTTGTTAAAGTTTATAAGCGGTGACTGTGCAACTGCCGATAACACTTTTATTTTAGAAAGGTGATCTTTGGAAAAATCTTTATCAGACTAAATCTTTATTATAAAAAGCACCTTTGTTTTCTTTCATCTGTAAAGAGTGTTTTATGATCAGGTAAGAGATATTGGTAAGATTTCTGAGTTCAGAAAGCTTAGGCGATAAGATGGAATAATTGTAGAGTTCATTGACCGCCTCAAAAATTTCCTGCTGTTTTTTCTTTGCCAAAGCCAAACGGTCATTACTGCGGACAATGCTCACCAAGTCACTCATCATTTCCTGAAGTTGACGTCTTAAGTAACTGACCATCACCATTTCATCCATTATTTTCATACCTTCTTCATTCCATTCAGGAACAGCTTTTAAATCATCAAAGTTGAAATCATTTATTTTCAGAAGTTCAACCGTTTTCAGGGCGGCATTGTGACCGAAAACCATTCCTTCCAGTAAAGAATTAGAAGCCAGTCTGTTAGCGCCATGCAAACCCGAATTGGTACATTCTCCAACTGCAAAAAGATTTTTGATGGAACTTTGACCGTCGAGATCAATATCAATTCCACCCATAAGATAATGACAGGCAGGTACTACAGGAATCAATTCCTCAAATGGATCGATTCCTTCTTCCAGACATTTTTCATAGATGTTTGGAAAATGTTCTATAAATTTTTCGTGGTTCATGTCTCGGCAATCGAGCCCAACATAATCATCACCCGAAATTTTAAGTTCATTATCGATGGCACGTGCAACAATATCACGGGAAGCTAATTCCTCGCGTGCATCGTATTTCTGCATGAATTTTTTACCGTCTTTGGTTCTGAGTTTTGCACCGTCGCCACGAACAGCTTCGGAAATCAAAAACAACATGCCATCTCTTTTAGAATACAATGCAGTGGGATGAAACTGGTAATACTGCATATTCGAAATTTTCCCACGCGCTCTGTGTACAAAGGCAATTCCGTCGCCAGTTGCAATGATTGGATTGGTTGTGTTTTTATAAACGTGGCCGGCACCTCCAGTCGCAACCAAAGTTATTTTAGCGGTGATTTTTTTTATGGTTTTGTCTTTCTCGTCCAGAATGTAGGCGCCGTAACAATCGATTTTATCGAAGTCGAAAATTTTTCCCGGAACATGATGTTGTGTAATTAAATCAACGACATAATGATGCGCCATAATTTCGATATTGGGGGATTTATTCGCCGTTGCCAGTAGAGCACGTTCGATTTCTTTTCCTGTAATATCTTTGTGATGCACAATTCTGTTTTCAGTATGACCGCCTTCGCGGCCGAGCATGAGATGACCGTCTTTTTGATCAAAATTTGTTCCCCATTCTACGAGTTCTTTAAAACGTTCTGGCCCTTCTTCAATGACCATTTTCACGACTTCCAGATTATTTTCACCGTCGCCGGCTCTCATGGTATCGTCAATGTGTTTTTGGAAACTGTCTTTGTCAAAGTCTGTTACAACCGAAAGTCCACCTTGTGCGTATTTGGTATTGCTTTCATCTTCATCAGCTTTGGTGACGATGATGATTTTGGCATCAGGCATTCTTTCAGAAATTTTGATGGCGTAAGATAGTCCGGAGATTCCTGATCCGATGACGAGAACGTCTGCTTTTATCATTGAGGTATTTGAATGGTTGATATTAAAATATAAATTTAAATTAAATAAATTTAAACAGCTTTTCTTTTGGTTTGCGTACTTTTTTAAAATTCTGAAATTCATCTTCCTCCGAACGGTAGCCGATCGCCAGAGTCACGGCA
This genomic window contains:
- the nadB gene encoding L-aspartate oxidase yields the protein MIKADVLVIGSGISGLSYAIKISERMPDAKIIIVTKADEDESNTKYAQGGLSVVTDFDKDSFQKHIDDTMRAGDGENNLEVVKMVIEEGPERFKELVEWGTNFDQKDGHLMLGREGGHTENRIVHHKDITGKEIERALLATANKSPNIEIMAHHYVVDLITQHHVPGKIFDFDKIDCYGAYILDEKDKTIKKITAKITLVATGGAGHVYKNTTNPIIATGDGIAFVHRARGKISNMQYYQFHPTALYSKRDGMLFLISEAVRGDGAKLRTKDGKKFMQKYDAREELASRDIVARAIDNELKISGDDYVGLDCRDMNHEKFIEHFPNIYEKCLEEGIDPFEELIPVVPACHYLMGGIDIDLDGQSSIKNLFAVGECTNSGLHGANRLASNSLLEGMVFGHNAALKTVELLKINDFNFDDLKAVPEWNEEGMKIMDEMVMVSYLRRQLQEMMSDLVSIVRSNDRLALAKKKQQEIFEAVNELYNYSILSPKLSELRNLTNISYLIIKHSLQMKENKGAFYNKDLV
- a CDS encoding TonB-dependent receptor codes for the protein MRNNSLKRSMLTVVITLSTASVYYAQSVQDTISREKDIEQVVIAGVADIAKDRKTPVAVSTIKEAQIIDKLGNQEFPEILNTTPSVYATKGGGGFGDSRINVRGFDQRNTAVMINGVPVNDMETGAVYWSNWAGLSDVTSAMQVQRGLGSSKLAIASVGGTINVLTRAADKKRQGNVTLGIGNDGYNKELFSYNTGKSENGWATSFLMSRTAGSMYADGTEFEGYNYYLAVGYQPNAKHDLQFTITGAPQVHNQRSFQSTISDHIKYGGSEENPNRRYNQNWGYLNGEEYSMTRNYYHKPVMSLNWDWKITDATKLSSVAYASFGRGGGTGDAGRINNNSYTRLPRTADGLVRFDDIVKWNRGGDVPDFGAINPKPGMADDSRSGNGIIRRSSINSHNWLGIITSLNHKINDNLSATVGLDGRTYKGIHYRIVSDFLGNKSYTDNNNINNKPNVITNSFTTNPTWNPFGGKTNDIKDQLAYSNDGLVNWLGGFGQVEYTNDALSAFIQGSVSNQAFQRVDYMLYTPDQQKSEKVDLVGFNVKGGANYNINDNHNVFVNGGYYERQPFFGAVFLNNRNDVNPSLTNEKITSFEVGYGFRSGIFNANLNVYNTSWDDIYRRLTTRAKINGVDVTGVANVLGIKEIHRGVELDFNVKPVNFVTINGMFSVGNWYYEGSPSASFIEDQTNTVIQEGTLALDGLKVGDAAQLTAALGADFKVTDWLNFDAQYRYADKLYSAFEPSSRLITASKPTPSDPAVELPSFGLVDLGAGAKFKLNDTQSFKFRVNVNNVLDTTYIAESRTNKAADANDANNWNGVNKGNEVFFGFGRTWNASVSFIF
- the nadC gene encoding carboxylating nicotinate-nucleotide diphosphorylase, whose product is MKKPKYVTKEALKTFIKNALEEDIQDGDHSTLATIPKDLQQKAKILVKQDCILAGVELAEMIFKQFDKNLEVELLLKDGDSAKVGDIAFYVTGSARSILSTERFVLNCMQRMSGIATLTHDWDSRLVGTKTKLLDTRKTTPNFRLCEKWAVAIGGGTNHRFGLYDMIMLKDNHIDYNGSITNAVKMAKSYTEKMKTPLKIEVETRNIAEVEEALKSGADRIMLDNMDVETMREAVLLIGKKCETEASGGITRDMLKEIADTGVDFISAGALTHSAENIDLSLKAVK